GTAAAAGTCCGCCTCGTTCACGTAACCCAGATGTCCCAACCAGCGAGTTAAAGCCACGCAAAGAGCGGCCGAAGCGCCCATGCCTGCACCGACGGGAATAGAGGACTCTAACAACAAAGTGCCCTTTAATTCTGAACGAGAGATTTTTTTTATCTCGCAGGCTTTCTCTAGAACACCCCAAACGAGGAGCTGCAAGTCTTTGCCGTGATCACCGACTAAACGAAGCTCTAAAGGCTGCTCGCCTTTCGCATAGCTGAGTTCAAGATTGCGAGATTGAATGGGAAACACAAGTGCAGGAACACCACGAAGAACCGCGTGCTCCCCCGCTAAAATCCATTTCCCAAAAGACTTACAAGTGAAATCAATGGACATTTTCTTTTACACCTTCAAAAGCCAACACCTTGAAATCTTTTTTGAAGTGCTCTCGATACGTTTCAAAAGATTTTTTCTGATCGTGACGGAAAAGCATATGCACGTTCGCACCGGCATCCATTGTCACTAAAGGACCGTCTTGCCATTTCTGCCAGAAACTTTGGCAATCCGCTAAAACTTTTTTGGAGTTTTCAGTCATATAGCTGAATGCCGGATGGCTTGTTTCGAATAAACGGTGCATGTCGATAAACTCATCCCAGACAATTTGGCGCGCCATATGCCAGTCATTGAAACGCAAAGCATGCACAAGATCTTTTAAGCGAAGTTCGGCACGATCAGGGCGCCCGTGGAAACGCGGACTTGTCGTGACAAGTTTATGCGCATCCGAGCTGGAAACCTCTTTTTTTGAATCTTCAACAACAACCACAATGTGATGCAAATGCTCCCAGGGTAACGCCATAGGTTCTGCGTATTCGTGTTGCCACAAAGCCCACGGCGTAAACAATGAGCGGCAAGAAGAACCCGATCCCTGACGAGAAAGTTCTGACAAAGTTTTTTTATCTTCGCCCCAAGGTTGCGGATTGATTCTTTGAAACATCTCCGCCGCCGCCAAAGTCAAAGCTGCGAAACTCGAAGCCGAACTTGCAAGTCCACAGTCCGACGGAAAATTATTCGCGGACTCAACAAGAAAGGACTTTTGCACGCCCCATTTCATTTTCAAAGTCGCCAAGTGTTTCAAAAATCTTTGCTGGCCTTTTTCAGAGAGGTCAATTTTTTCAAGCCCCTCTTGTAGCAACGGCTTCCACTGATCTTGAGTTCCTTCGATTTCAGTCAAACGAACGAACGTGCGCAGATTTTCAAGTGTATAAGACAAAGATCCATTCGTCGGTTTGTTGCCTGAACCTTCGATCTTTCCCATATATTTAATAAGCGCAATATTAGATGGAGCTGAAACTAAAACCTGATTCATAACGTTCCTCGAATCTGAAGTCCCTGAGAGATTTTTTCGGAAGAAGAAATAATAGAAAGACGACGGTCCGCACAGAACTGGTCCATGCCAGAGATCTGATGTTTGTCCAAAACAACCATCACCACATCCGCGCCGAGAGCGCCGCACCCTTTGACCGCTTTGACCCCGTGAACCTGCTTGATCTCTTCAATAAGCTGCAAGGTTTCCGCACACGTGAAATGGAGCTGCTTTAATACCGCGGCGTAGGCCTCAACACCTTCGACAAAACGCTCTTCGTTTTGGTAATCAAAAGAGCTCTTGATCAAAGCAAAGGCTTTTTCCAACTCGGCAGAATCAAAGCGCGCAAGAGTTTTAAGATGCTCGTGAGTCGGAACTTTATTGCCCGTGTGGATAAGATAAAATTCGAGGTTTTCAAAGGGCCAACCCTTAATAGAAATCAAACCCTGGCGTTTTTCAAAGAACGTCAAAGAGCCCTTGAGCTGCCCAACGAGATCTGCACCACTAGGGCGCACACCAACACCAGTCCATGCCACTTCGTAATAAGCATCCAAGAGATGTTTAAAGTCGAGAAGCTTTTCCATATCTTGATGATGAGCTTCTTTGTAAAGCCAAAGTGCATACACCGCCAGAAATTGCGCCGTGGAAGCGCCAAAGCCGCCTTTGCCGGAATAAGGATCACGGAAGGTCAAATCGAATTGAGAAAAGTACTCCGGATACTTGCGAATAAAAAGACCCGCCGGAGAATCAGGATGAATACTGCCTTGACCACCATGTCCTTTTGTCACTTCCAGTTCAAAACAAGGCTGGGACAAAAAGACAAGAGTTGGCCCTCCGTGAAGAGCCAAGTACTCACCTGCTAAGAATGTTTTTCCGGGAACAGAAAAAACCAAAGACATGGTCTTTCCTAGTTTTGTGAAGCGCGAAGTTCTTTAAGGACGTCGATAGCGTTGCTCAAAGAGATGCGTTTGCGAATCGCCAAAATTTCTTCGAGTTTCTTTTGTACCAAAGGAATTTCTTTTTCTTCCGCGCCGGCACCTAAAGCCAAGTTCTTCGTATGCAGTTTCATATGGCCTTCGATGATTCCCACAGTCGTCAAAGCTTTTAAAGCTCCTAGGTTTTGCACCAACCCGACGGCCGCAATCACGCGTGAAAGCTCGTTAGCCGTTGTCGTGCCAAGCATCTTCATACACATCATCGCTGTCGGATGAAGAGTCGTCACACCGCCGACAGTACCGACGATCAGTGGTGCTTCAAAGATCCCCTTAAGACCACCTTCGCCATCGCGGAACCAACGCGTGATGGAGCGATATTGGCCGTCGCGAGAAGCGTAGGCATGAATCCCCGCTTCGACCGCGCGCCAGTCATTGCCTGTCGCGATCAACACAGGATCGATACCGTTTAAAACGCCTTTGTTG
This region of Bdellovibrio sp. 22V genomic DNA includes:
- the mvaD gene encoding diphosphomevalonate decarboxylase, giving the protein MNQVLVSAPSNIALIKYMGKIEGSGNKPTNGSLSYTLENLRTFVRLTEIEGTQDQWKPLLQEGLEKIDLSEKGQQRFLKHLATLKMKWGVQKSFLVESANNFPSDCGLASSASSFAALTLAAAEMFQRINPQPWGEDKKTLSELSRQGSGSSCRSLFTPWALWQHEYAEPMALPWEHLHHIVVVVEDSKKEVSSSDAHKLVTTSPRFHGRPDRAELRLKDLVHALRFNDWHMARQIVWDEFIDMHRLFETSHPAFSYMTENSKKVLADCQSFWQKWQDGPLVTMDAGANVHMLFRHDQKKSFETYREHFKKDFKVLAFEGVKENVH